The following nucleotide sequence is from Novosphingobium sp. KA1.
CAGGCGCACGCTACTGGGTCTTCCGGCAGGGCGACGGCATGGATGCCGCCACCGGCAGGCAGGACTGGTTCCTGCACGGCCTGTTCGCCTGAAAGCGCCGAAGAAATGGCGACACGCGGGCGAATAATGGCTCGCAGGTACTCAATCACCGTTGGTGAGATTGAATTGAGATAACAGGAGTTTTTCGTTTTGTTTTAGGTCGCATGCTTTAATGCCAGCGACTACCGGGCGCGCCGCATGGGGCATTCTTTTGGGGGGAATATGCAAGCTAGGTGGTACAAGTGGGGTGCGCGTGTTGTACGTTTGCTGCAATTTGGCGCGGCGGGTGTTGCAGCGACGGTTCTCGTCAACTTCCAGCCCGACCTGGTTGTCGGTTTCGCGATCGATGGCCGGAACAGTCCCTGGCAACTCGACGAGCATATGAGTTGCGAGGCCGAACCCGCCTCGCTTGGCAGTCGGCATCCCGGAACAAGTGAATTCGAGGACATCCAGCGCGTGGCGGGCGGAATCCCCATTCTTGCGCGGCTATGTTTGTAATCGCGCGTGTCAGATCAAGGCGAAATGCTGATCCCCGTCAGCGAGGAGGGGAACGGGTGGACCGGCTGGCCCAAGGACAGCCCCGAGGCCATACGGTATGCCCAAGGAATGGCAGCCGGTTTCGATCCAACCTCCGACGTCGATCGGCAGGCTGCCGTGATCGCAGAGAAGCAGTCATATGATATTTGGCGGGAGCGGATTCTGGATACGGTCGGTGTCGCTTTAGCCGTCATAGCCGGAATCGAAGTGTTCTGGCGACTGGCCGCCTGGCTCGTAAACGGCGTTGTCGGCATTCCAAAACGAAAGCAATCCGAGGCCGTCTGATCGGGCTGTTTGCGGCCACAATGTTGAGGCAGCAAAGGGCACAGGACGAAAAAAAAAGCCGGCCACGAGGGCCGGCTTGGAAAGTCTTTGGGAGAGGATGCCTGAAAGGCCCCCGCCATATGTGGACGAACGATCTCGCGGACAAATGCAAGGAATGCAACCAGTGTTGCCCAATTTGATTGCCTTTTGTGAAATTGGCATCAAACGAAGTGCTTAAATCCGGCCCAGCGCGAATATCCGATATGTTCACTAAATGTTCCATTCGTGCTAACAGCAACGAATGGCCGAGTCTCTGCCCAGAAAGATCATCCACGTCGACATGGACGCTTTTTTCGCGTCGGTCGAACAACGCGATGATCCGGCGCTGCGGGGCAAACCTGTGGCTGTCGGCTACTCGGCGGCGCGCGGTGTGGTCGCGGCGGCAAGCTATGAGGCCCGGACCTTCGGCGTGCGCTCGGCGCTGCCTTCCGTCACCGCGAAGCGGCGTTGCCCTGGGCTTATCTTCGTGCCGCCGCGTTTCGATGTTTACAAAGAGGTCTCGCGGCAAATTCATGGGATCTTCGCCGACTATACCGATCTCATTCAGCCGCTCTCGCTCGACGAGGCTTATCTCGATGTGACCGAATGCGTCGCTCAGGGGCGGCGGGGAATTACCACCGCCTGGCTGACCGCCAAGGAAATCCGAGCGCGGATCCTGGAGGAAACGGGCCTCACGGCGTCCGCCGGCATTTCCTACAACAAGTTCCTCGCCAAGCTTGCCTCCGACCAGAAGAAGCCCAACGGCCAGTTCGCTGTGACGCCCGACATGGGCGCCGCCTGGGTAGAGAGCCTGCCGGTGAAGCGCTTCTACGGTGTCGGGCCGGTCACCGCGCGCAAGATGGAGGCGCTCGGGATCGAGACCGGCGCCGATCTTCGTGCCAAGACGCTCAGCTTCCTGCAGGAGCATTTCGGCAGTTCGGCGGAATGGTACTACCAGATTGCACGCGGCATTGACGAGCGACCGGTCAACCCAGACCGGGAACGCAAGTCCTCGGGCAGCGAGACGACCTTCGACCGCGATCTGGTCGCGGATGCGGAAATCGAAGCCGGCGTGCTGGGCCTGGCCGACGACGTGTGGACCTGGTGCGAACGGGCGCAATCCTTTGGGCGGACGGTGACCGTGAAGGTCAAATACGCCGACTTCCAGCAGATCACGCGCAGCAAGACCTTTCCGGCGACCGCGCGCAGTCAGGAGCAGCTGCGTGAAGCAAGCCTCGCACTCGTTCGCCAGGTGCTGCCGACCGAAAAGGGCGTACGCCTCGTTGGTGTGACGGTATCGGCTTCGAGCAACAGGAAGCGGGCGCCGCGCTGCCGCTATTTGCGTGAGACGGCCTTGCTGAAGGGCTGAACAGCCATGCGCTACGCCGAACTCCAATGCGCCTCGCATTTCTCGTTCCTGCGCGGGGCTTCGAGCTGCGAGGAACTGTTCACCACGGCGGCGGCGCATGGGCTTGAGGCGCTTGCCATTACCGACCGCAACAGCCTCGCCGGGATCGTGCGCGCCTACGATGCCGCGCGATCGACGGGCGTCCGCCTCATCGTCGGTTGCCGCCTCGATCTTATCGAAGGGTACTCGCTCCTCGTCTATCCGATGAACCGGACAGGCTATGCCCGCCTTTGCCGCCTCCTCAGCCGGGGCAGGCAGCGGGGCGGGAAGGGCAAGTGCCTCATCGGCTGGGACGATGTGGCGGATCATGCCGAAGGCCTGCTGGCGATTTTACTTCCGGGTGAGATCGAAGAAGCGGACCCTGTAATTGCCCGCTTCGAACGCATCTTCTCGGGCCGGTGCTATCTCGCCCTGACCCTGCATCGCCGGCCCGGCGACCAGATGCGGCTCCATATGCTGTCTAATCTGGCCGCCCGGCACCAAGTGGCGACCGTCGTCACCGGAGACGTGCTCTACCACCATCCCCATCGCCGGGTGCTGCAGGAAGTCATGACCTGTATCCGCCATCGCTGCACGATCGATGAACTCGGCGCGCGGCGCGAAATCAATGCCGACCGTTTCCTCATGTCGCCTGCCGAGATGTACCGTCTCCATGGCCGTTACGAGGCGGCACTGGAGCGCACCATCGAGATCGCCGGGCGCTGCCGCTTCTCTCTCGACGAACTGCGCTATCAATACCCCGAGGAAGCCGCGATTCCCGGCCTGACCTCGCAGCAAGTCCTCGAAAGACTGACCTGGGAAGCGGCCGGAGAGCGCTATCCCGAAGGCCTCCCGAACGAGGTGGCTAGGCTGCTGCGGCACGAACTCTCGCTCATCGGCGAACTTGGCTATGCGCCGTACTTCCTGACGGTCAATTCGATCGTCCGCTTCGCGCGCAGCCGTGAAATCCTGTGCCAGGGCAGAGGCTCGGCAGCCAACAGCGCGGTCTGCTACGTGCTCGGCATCACCTCGATCGATCCTGCGCGCTCCGACCTGCTGTTCGAACGCTTCATCAGCCAGGAGCGCAGGGAACCGCCCGACATCGACGTCGACTTCGAGCACGAGCGGCGTGAAATCGTCATGCAGTGGGTCTTCGAGACTTATGGCCGTAATCACGCAGCCCTCTGCTCGACGGTCATCCGCTACCGCGCCAAGGGCGCCATCCGCGATGTCGGGAAGGCGCTCGGCCTCTCCGAAGACCTCATCAAGTCGCTGTCCGGTCAGATGTGGGGCTGGAGCGAGGACGGAGTTGAGGACCGCCACGTCAAGGAATTGAACCTCAATCTCGGTGATCGGCGGCTGCGGCTCGCGATCGACCTTGCGCGCGAGCTGATCGGGACGCCCCGGCATCTGTCGCAGCATCCGGGCGGCTTCGTGCTCACGCATGATCGGTTAGACGAACTGGTTCCGATCGAGCCGGCGGCCATGCCGGACCGTCAGGTTATCGAATGGGACAAGGACGATATCGACATCCTGAAGTTCATGAAGGTCGATTGCCTTGCCCTCGGCATGCTGACCGCCATGAAGCGCGGCTTCAACTTTCTCAGCCAGCACAAGGGCATCGAGATGGATTTGAGCTCCATCCCGCCCGAAGACCCGCGCACTTATGCCATGATCCGCGCAGCCGATACGCTCGGCGCCTTCCAGATCGAAAGCCGCGCGCAGATGGCGATGTTGCCGCACATCAAGCCGCGCACCTTCTACGATCTCGTCATCGAAGTTGCGATCGTCCGGCCCGGGCCGATCCAGGGCGACATGGTCCATCCCTATCTGCGACGGCGCGCGGGCAAGGAGCCGGTCCATTACCCCAAGCCCGAACTTGAAAAGGTCCTCGGCAAGACTCTCGGCGTGCCGCTGTTCCAGGAGCAGGCCATGCGCGTCGCGATCGAGTGCGCGGGCTTCACGCCGACCGAGGCTGACCAGCTGCGCCGTGCCATGGCGACATTCAAGTTCACCGGCGGCGTCTCCAAGTTCAAGGAGAAGCTCGTCGCCGGCATGACCGAGCGCGGCTACACCGCAGAGTTCGCCGAGAAGACCTTCGGCCAGTTGGAAGGATTCGGGAGCTACGGGTTTCCCGAGAGCCATGCCGCAAGCTTCGCGCTGATTGCCTATGCGTCTTGCTGGCTCAAGTGCTGGCATCCCGATGTCTTTTGCGCGAGCCTGCTCAATGCACAGCCCATGGGCTTTTATGCTCCCGCGCAGATCGTAGCGGATGCCAAGGCGCACGGCGTCGAGGTGCGGCCGGTCTGCGTCAATGCCTCGCGTTGGGATTGTACTCTCGAGCCCACCGCGAGCAGCGGCGAAGATGATCGCTTCGCCGTGCGCCTCGGCATGCGCATGGTCAAAGGGCTCGCAGAGGCAGATGTGGCAAGGATTGTCGCCGCGCGGGCGGATCAGCCTTACACGAGCGTCGAGGAGCTGTGGCGCCGGGCCGATGTTCCGGCCACCGCCCTTGGCAAACTTGCCGAGGCCGATGCCTTTCGTGCCTCGCTGCGGCTGGCGAGGCGCGAAGCATTATGGGCGATCAAGGCGCTGCGCGATGAGCAATTGCCTCTCTTCGCGGCGGCCGAGGCGCGCGGGGATGGCTTCATCCACGAGATAGTCGAGCAACCCGTTCTGCTGCGCGCCATGACGGAGGGTAGGGAAGTGGTCGAGGACTACAGTCAAGTTGGTCTGACGCTCAGGCGTCATCCGGTCGCCTTCCTTCGCCATGACCTGGACGCCAGGAAGATTGCGCCCTGCCGTTCGCTCGAGACCATTCGCGACGGACGCCGTATCTCACTTGCCGGGCTCGTGCTGGTGCGCCAGCGGCCGGGGTCTGCCAAGGGTGTGCTCTTCATCACCATCGAGGACGAGACGGGCATCGCCAACCTCATCGTCTGGCCGCGCATGTTTGAGGAGAACCGCCGGATCGTTATGGGCGCGCGGATGCTCGGCGTCGAGGGCGTGGTTCAGCGTGAGGGGGAGGTAATCCACGTGATCGCCCGGAAGCTCACCGATCTCACGCCGCTGCTATCGGGTGTAGGGCGCGAGCGGGGCGGCACTCACGACGCGTTCCCGCTGCCTTTCGGGCGCGGTGATGGCGCGAAGAATGGCGGTGGGCCAGACCCGCGCGATCCGGTCGAGAAGCATCCTGCTGCCCGCAACATTCTGATCCCTTTATGCCGAACTCGGCATAAGGGATCTTATGCCGAGCCCGAGGTTATGCCGAACCCTCTGCAAAAATCGCGGGATTTCCGCTGATCTCGTAGCCAACCATTCGGCATAGTCGCGCGGTGTCGGGCCAGCTTTTCAGCGCGGTGGAGCGATGGCAATTGCCGAATGGTCTGTGGTGGCATCGACCGGGATGCCTGCCTCCTTCCGTTCGGAGTAACGATCCACTAGCTGCGCTGCGTGCGGCCGCATCAGCACGGTGAAGCGCACCAGTTCCTCCATCACATCGACGATGCGCTCGTAATAGCTCGACGCCCGCATCCGGCCGTCCTCGTCAAACTCCTTGTAGGCCATCGCCACCGAGGACTGGTTGGGGATCGTGAACATCCGCATCCAACGCCCCAGCAGGCGCAGCGAATTGACGGCGTTGAACGATTGCGAGCCGCCGGACACCTGCATGACCGCAAGCGTTCGCCCTTGCGTCGGCCGCATCCCGCGCATCTGGAGCGGCAGATGATCAATTTGCATCTTCATGATGCCGCTGATCTGGCCGTGGCGCTCGGGGCTGCACCAGACCATGCCTTCCGACCACAACGCGTGCTCGCGCAGCTCATGCACAGCAGGGTGATCGTCTCCTGCTACCTGATCGGGCAGCGGCAGGTCACTGGGGTCGAAGATCCGCGTCTCAGCGCCGAAGAATTGCAGCAGGCGCGCCGCCTCTTCCACGGCGAGGCGCGAAAACGAGCGCTCTCGCAGCGAGCCGTAGAGCAGCAGAATGCGCGGAGGCGGTTGGTCCGGGCCAAGGCCAGAGGCGGGACGAGCCAACGCGAAAGCCTTGTCCAAAGCAGGAAGATGATCGGGGGCGGCGAGTTTGCGCAGTCTCATGCGGAAATACCTTTCTCGTACCAGGGGCGAGTCCGCTTCACCAAGGCGACGATCGACAGCATCACCGGCACTTCGACCAGCACGCCTACGACCGTTGCCAGCGCGGCGCCGGAACTGAGGCCAAAGAGGCTGATGGCAGCGGCCACAGCCAGTTCGAAGAAGTTGGAGGCGCCGATCAGAGCCGAAGGACCGGCAACGCACCATGCCACGCCGAAACGGCGGCTGAGCCAATAGGCGATGCCGGCATTGAGATAGACCTGAAACAGGATCGGGACGGCAATCAGCGCGATTACCAGCGGTTGCCGGATGATCTGCTCGCCCTGAAAGCCGAACAGTAGCACCAGCGTCAGCAGCAGGCTGGCAAGGCTGATCGGGCCGATGGCGGACAGGAAATGCTGAAGGCGCTGCTCACCCCCGCAAAGGAGGGCTCGGCGGAGCAGTTGCGAGATGACCACCGGGACGACGATGTAGAGGCCCACCGAAAGCGCCAGCGTGTTCCACGGCACGGTGATCGATGCCACACCGAGCAACAACCCGACGAGCGGCGCGAAGGCAAAGACCATGATCAGGTCGTTCAGCGCGACCTGGCTCAAGGTGTAGTTCGGCTCGCCCTCGACGAGGTTGGACCAGACGAAGACCATCGCGGTGCAAGGCGCTGCAGCCAGAAGGATCAGTCCGGCAATGTAGGATGACGATGCGCCTTCAGGCAGCATCGGCGCGAACAGATAGCCGAGAAAGAACGTGCCGAGCAGCGCCATCGAAAATGGCTTGATCGCCCAGTTCACCACAAGGGTGACGCCGATACCGCGCCAGTGCTGCCGAAGGCTATGGAGCGCGCCGAAATCGACCCGCAGCAGCATCGGAATGATCATCAGCCAGATCAGCCCCGCCACCACGAGGTTGACGTTGGCGATCTCCAGCGCTGCGATCGCCTCGAAGGCACCGGGGAGCAAATGGCCGAGACCGATCCCGATCACGATGCACAGGGCGACCCACAGCGAGAGATAACGTTCGAACAGCGACATGGTCGTCAGTCCTTCCCGGAAGCAACAGGCGCGGTCGCGGTGCCTCCGCCCAAGGCGATCTGCATGTAAACCGTGTCGAGCCAGCGGCCGGCCTTCCAGCCCATGCCGGTCAAGCGCCCTGCGTGCTCAAAACCGCAGGAACCGTGGAGAGCTACCGAGGCAGGTTCCGCCCCGCCGATGACTGCAACCATGCGGCGGAACCCGTGAGCCTCGGCGGCTTCCAGCAGGGCCTTGAGCAGCAATTTGCCGATGCCCCCGCCCCGCCGGTCATGCGCCACGTAGATGCTGTTCTCGGATGATCTGCCCCCCGCTGAGTGGCCCAGAGACTATGATAGTCTGGACCACGAAAGGGACGATGAATGCCGAGCAAGAAGCACAAGCCGGAAGAGATTATCGGCAAGCTGCGTGAAGCTGAGATTGTGCTGGCGCAGGGAGCCTCGACAGCAGAGGCGTGCCGCCGGATCGCAGTCAGCGAGCAGACATACTATCGCTGGCGCAAGGAATATGGCGGCCTGAAGACCGACCAAGCGCGGCGGATGAAGGATCTGGAGAAAGAGAACCAGCGGCTACGCCGGGCGATTTCGGATCTGACGTTGGACAAGCTGATCTTGCAGGAAGCTGCCAAGGGAAACTTCTAAGCCCCGCGCGGCGGCGGCGCTGCATCGATCAGTTGCGACAAGATTTGCCGATCCGGGTGTCCGAGCGACGGATATGCCGGGTGCTAGGGCAGCATCGATCGACACAGCGCAAGGTGCCGCGTGGGGCGGATGACGAACAGGCGCTCACGGAGGACATCGTCGCGTTGGCGAAGCAATATGGTCGCTATGGCTACCGCCGGGTGACGGCGTTGCTGTGCCATGCTGGGTGGACGGTGAACCACAAACGGGTCGAGCGGATATGGCGACGCGAAGGACTGAAGGTCCCGCTGCGCCAGCCCAAACGGGGACGCCTGTGGCTCAACGACGGATCATGTATCCGCCTACGGCCTGAGTATCCCGGGCATGTGTGGGCCTACGACTTCGTCGAAGGGCGCACGCACGATGGCCGCAAGTTCCGGATCCTGACCATCATCGATGAGGCCAGCAGGGAGTGCCTGGCACTCATCGTTGCCCGGCAGCTCAAACACGAGGATGTGCTGGCGGCGCTGGCTGACCTGTTCATTTCTCGCGGTCCTCCGGTACATATACGGTCCGACAACGGAAGCGAATTTATCGCGACCGCCGTCCAGAAATGGCTGGGGCAGATCGGCGTGACGACGCTCTACATCACGCCGGGATCACCATGGGAGAATGGCTATAACGAAAGCTTCAATGGATCGCTTCGCGACGAACTGCTCAACGGCGAGATCTTCTACAGCCTTGCTGAGGCCAAGGTGCTGATCGAGGCATGGCGGCGGCATTACAACACCGTTCGCCCTCACAGCAGCTTGGGCTACCGACCGCCGGCACCGGAAACGGCGACACCGCCATATCCGGCCTCCGGTTCCGCTTCGCTCCACCTCCGTCCGAATATGGCGGCGATGGGCTTAATCCACTAACAAACCAATCGGTCCACTCGGTGGGGGCAGAACAGCGCGGGTGTTCCTTGAACTACCGGACGGCACCTATCACCCTGGGATGTTCGTAGCGTCGTTGCAAGATGCATTGCGCCTAGTGCTGGAATACGGGCTTAGTGTTCCCCGCGCCTTCGTCACCCTGCACGATGAAGTCATCCTCGACGTGAAGGACGGCGTGCTTGATTTTCCTGCGGATGCGAAATCGCTCTTCGACGAGGCGAAGGCGTGTTTCCCCTCTTGGAACACCAAGTGGCTAGAGGCTGGGAACCTGGGGAGGTGGACGAGAAGCCGGTCCGCGAAGCTCACCTACGCGGCGCGGGCTTATGCAGAGGCAAGCGGTTTTGATGGCTCGACGCCCGAGGCATATGAGCATCCGGTAAACAGAATCGAACACGAGCTTCAGTCGGTTGCAGCGCAATTCGGGTTGAACCTGTACCAGTTCGGGTATCAGGCGCCGGGTGTGGTGTGCGCCGAGTTGGAGCGCTTCGACGACCGCCAACCGACGCCTGGTCAGTATAAGTCTCGAGATGAAGGTAATTCGGAAACGGCGCCGTCTGAGATGGCGGCTTTTAAAGGCGGACAAGCGGAATTCCGATTTGGATCGCAAGGCGCATCAGAGGGTGAGGACCACAGGAGTAATCAAGCTGACGGCGGCCGAGCAGAAAGATTGCCATCCAAACCTCCAATTGCGCGAATTTGGTGGGGCGTGCTTCTCGTAGTGCTGCTTGCCATAGGAAGCCCTTGGAGCCCAGGTGAGTTCGATAAAAGCATCTCAAGAATTGTTATGATCCCAATTTATGGGAGCATGGCGGCAGCCGCTGCGCTCCTGTACTGGGCATTGTCCTCAATATATCCTGAGGGCGCGCGAAGTGCTTCTGACAGCGATGATCTTTGGTCCAGCGACGAATTCGGCCTCCAAAATTGGCGCGATGGCAAAGTGCCAAGATACATGGATGAAACCGATCCAGCATCTGGCCCTCTGTGGGAGGGCAATCTGCTGCATGAGCAGGTAACGAAAGATCAGGCCGAACGAACTCTGCATTAATCCTTGCGCCGGCGGTATTTCGGATCGTCGTCACCGACGCCATGGTCTAAATCGGTCGAAAGCCGTCCAGTCTGCAAGACAGAGTACTGTTCAAGCGAGCCAAAAAGCGAAGTCGGATCGTAGACAGAATGGCCAGAAGCGGCCTCGCCGAGGTATTCGTTCCGGAGCCCACCTCTACCCAACATGCCGTCGGAGAGCGCCTGACTGAAGGCTTGTTCGGGGTTTTGTCTACGCGCTGCTGCCTGTTCTGCGTTGGCGATCGCCGAGCGAACATCATAATTCACGATGTCGATGGTTCCCGACGCGGCGATCCCTGTCCCATTGCTCTCACGGCCATCGACGCCGAGTTGCAGACTGGAACGGCCGGTTGAAGATTGGCTTCGTTTCTGCCCTCTCTCTTCACGAACCGCTGGGCCGCTGCTTGCTTCGTGGCTTGAGGCACTGCCGCCGATCCCCACGCCCCATGAGTTGCTGATGGTCGTCCTTTTATCTGCGCTGCGCGTGAGACTTCGTTGCCAGCCGGTCTGAGCCATCACTGCCTGGAGATCGCGTTGCAGGGTGTCCGCGACTTGGGGCTTGAGACGCCACTCACCCTTGCGGTCCATTTCGAAGCCGCCTCTGAGCCAGTTGGCGAGCATCTCCTTGCCTTCCGGGCCGCCGCCCATGAAATGCTCGATCGTGTCGGGGCCGGCCTGCTTGCCCGCTTCGAAGCGGGTGCTGGTGTCCGATCGGGCCGATTGGGCGAAGCCGGTGGCGCTGGATACCAGCATGTCGTTATCGGCGAGGCTGAGGCGCGCGGTACCGCCATTGGCAATGGCGCCAAGCTGGCTCTCATTGATGAGACCGGCCTTCCAGAACGCGGCGGCGGTTTTCGGTGACAGGTTCATGCTGAAATCGCCGTTCTGCTCCATCGCGATCTGACGCTTGGTGAGCCGAATGCCGTTGGCCGCCAGCAATCCTTGCATGCGGGTAAGGCGCTCATTGTCGACGATCGAAGTGAGGCGCCGGTTACGAGCACGATCGCCGATGCCGGCCGCGCCGCCTTCGTCCATGTCCTCACGGTTGCCGACGGTTTGGCTGAGCGTGTTGATGAAGCTGTCGAGCCGTGCCGCCTCGCGCACCGATGCGCCTGCGGCATAAGCGCCTTGCGCGAAGCCTTCGTTATCGGCTTCGCGTCGCTGCTCGCCGATCCGCGCCGAGCTGCGGGTGCCGTCGAGACCGACCTCGCGCTGAGCATCGAGCTTGCCGGCGCGCTCGGCAAAATCATATTGGGCTGTCTCGCGCGTGCGTCCATAGACGCTGCTTCCCTCGCGAGCGGCTTCAGCACCGGCGCCATCCGCCGTGCCGACCTGGACAGCCGCGTTGTAGCTCTCGAGCGCGCGGAGGACTTGTGCTTCGCTGCGCCCCGTCGAGTGCGCGAGTTGAGTGATCGCCGTGCTGCGTGCCTCGCCGGACAGGGCATTGATAAAGCCTACGCGGCGAGCCGTTTCGGCCACGCCGAGGCCCAGCTGGCCCGCTGCCTGCCGCTGTCCGTGGTTCGATCCCGTGCGCCAGTCCTGCTCGGTCGCGACATTGCCGCGCTCTGTTTGGGCCACGCGTTTTCCAGCGTGGTCGCGGCGGCCCTGCATGGCGCCGACCTGGATTTGGGCATTGGTCAGATCGTTCGCGAGGAGCTGCTGCTGATCATAGGCATTGGCGATGAGCTTGGCGAACGTCGGATCGGTCTGCGCCTCGGCGATGACGCCGGTGGCTTTAAGCTGCGCGTCGTTTGGCGAGTAGCCCGCGCGTTCGAAGTGGCGCGTCGCCGTCTGCATCATCATGCCGTAAGCGCGCTGGTCACCAAACGCCCGCCACTGAATGAGGTTCTGAGAGAAGGCGGCGAAGGTCTTCTCTCCTGTTTGGCCAACGCCGAAGTAGCCGGTTCCGATGGAACGCAGCGTGTCCTTCTCGGCGAATTGGTGGATGGCGCCGGTGGCGGCGTTGGCTTCAACGGCCCGTGCCGTTGCCGGATCGGAAAGGTCCTTACCTGCAAGGGCCGGGGCGAGGCTGCCGAGTTGCTGGGCCCCTTCGATCCCGCCGAGCGCGAAAGCGGTTGACCCGCGTGCGCCCGGGCTTTCACCGAGGACATGGCCTGCTTCGCCGAACGCCCGATTGGTCTGGAAGGAAGCGCGCTCGCCGAAGTCGCCGAAGCTAGAGGAGGCTGCGCGGCGGGAGCCTGTCCCCAGCGCCGACGCTTGTGCTTCGAGCGCCGAGGCCTGGCCTTCCGCCGTCGCCATTGGCGAGGCCGCTGCTGTTCCTTGCCCGGCAATGCCAAGCGATCCCGAGGTGAACGCGGAGAACACGTTTCCGCTGAAGCGGAAGACCGTGAAGACGAAGGCACCCGCAAGACCGGCGGCAGCGGTGCGGAACGTGCCGAAGATGGCGAGCGCCTTCATGGCGGCGGACGGCGCCAGCAGCCAGGCATTGGCGGCAAGGTTCTTCGATCTCAGCTCCGCTAGGCTCGCGATCGCGCGGCCAAGCGTGAGCTGGTAAATTCCGGCATCGATCACACCCCAGAGCGCCACGAAAACGAACATGCCCAGCGCAAAGCTTGCGACCCTGAGATTGATCGGCGTGAGAACGAATAGGAGCGCGATCGGTATCATGAAAAGCATGATCCCGAAGACCGTCGCGCGGATCGTCGGCATCCATTCGTTGGCGACCGACATGGTGGCAAGGCCATTCGAGGTCACTGCCCGGTTGGCCAGCGCCCTGCCGGCGCCGGCAGGAGAATCCTCGAAAAGAACGTCCCCGACGCTCTGGGCCAGAAGCGTGTGCGTGAAGAGGGCCTGGGCGGTCAGCGGGCGGTCCAGCATCATCTGGCCGAGGTCGCCGATTTGCTCCCTGCATCGATTGAGCTGTTGGGCATCACTTGTGTCGTAGCCGGTCTGCGCACAGACCTGTTTGCTGTAGGGCTCGAAGAGCCCCGGATCGGACAGACGGTCGGCGATATGATCCCAGGCCTCGGTGCAGCTGACCGTGCTGCCGCCCTTGTTGCCCTCGGTATAGATCGTCGAGAAGGTAGCCGGGCCGGCCATGGCCGCAAAGGAGGCGGGCAGGTCGGTGCTGGTGCGCAGCAGCTGATCATCGTCGATACCGTAGGCGGCCGACACGCGCGCTACCGGGTAGCATTGGCGCACGTAGTCCTTGATCGTCGCATCGAGGAAGGTGTCGGTCATCGGGCCGCGCGGGCTCACGGCGTTGAGGAAGAGGTCAAAGCTGTGGCCGCCGGCCCCGAATTCCAGCTTGGCACTCGGATCAAGCGTGTTGTCGTCGATCGTTTCGACAAGTGCGCGCTCCATCATGTTGCTGGCCCCGGCGACGAGGACGAGCAGGTTGGGAACGCCGCCCACCGCCTGGTAGGCATTGCGGACACGGTCGTAGACATGGACCGTTCCGGTCGAGGCGATCAGGCCGACGAACACCCCGACCCCGAAAAGGATCTGGAATCCGAAAGCCACAAGGCCCATGCCCGAGCCGCGGATGCTGGCGATGACGGCTCCGAGTGCAATCCCGACCGTTGCAACGATGAGCACCAGCGTTTCGTAACGGGGATCGCCAAAGATCATCGAAACGAGGCGGAAAGCATCCACCGTCTCGGCAAAGCCATCGTACGTGTGGAAGCTCGCGTCGATGGCCATGGCCGGCGCAGGTGTCAGGAGGTGGGCGGCGGCAAGGAGAGGGGCGGCGCGGCGGCAATTGTGTCCCATGACGGCTACTCGCGCCGGGCCGCGGCGCCCGCCGCGTCGCGCGCATCGCGGTCCCGCTCCCGCAGCAGGCCCGCATAGTTGGCAGAAAGGTTGGCGGCCGACAGGGCTGCCATGTAGCTCTGGCGCATCTGCGCACGCTGGC
It contains:
- a CDS encoding IS3 family transposase (programmed frameshift) yields the protein MPSKKHKPEEIIGKLREAEIVLAQGASTAEACRRIAVSEQTYYRWRKEYGGLKTDQARRMKDLEKENQRLRRAISDLTLDKLILQEAAKGKLLSPARRRRCIDQLRQDLPIRVSERRICRVLGQHRSTQRKVPRGADDEQALTEDIVALAKQYGRYGYRRVTALLCHAGWTVNHKRVERIWRREGLKVPLRQPKRGRLWLNDGSCIRLRPEYPGHVWAYDFVEGRTHDGRKFRILTIIDEASRECLALIVARQLKHEDVLAALADLFISRGPPVHIRSDNGSEFIATAVQKWLGQIGVTTLYITPGSPWENGYNESFNGSLRDELLNGEIFYSLAEAKVLIEAWRRHYNTVRPHSSLGYRPPAPETATPPYPASGSASLHLRPNMAAMGLIH
- a CDS encoding conjugal transfer protein TraG N-terminal domain-containing protein, with the protein product MGHNCRRAAPLLAAAHLLTPAPAMAIDASFHTYDGFAETVDAFRLVSMIFGDPRYETLVLIVATVGIALGAVIASIRGSGMGLVAFGFQILFGVGVFVGLIASTGTVHVYDRVRNAYQAVGGVPNLLVLVAGASNMMERALVETIDDNTLDPSAKLEFGAGGHSFDLFLNAVSPRGPMTDTFLDATIKDYVRQCYPVARVSAAYGIDDDQLLRTSTDLPASFAAMAGPATFSTIYTEGNKGGSTVSCTEAWDHIADRLSDPGLFEPYSKQVCAQTGYDTSDAQQLNRCREQIGDLGQMMLDRPLTAQALFTHTLLAQSVGDVLFEDSPAGAGRALANRAVTSNGLATMSVANEWMPTIRATVFGIMLFMIPIALLFVLTPINLRVASFALGMFVFVALWGVIDAGIYQLTLGRAIASLAELRSKNLAANAWLLAPSAAMKALAIFGTFRTAAAGLAGAFVFTVFRFSGNVFSAFTSGSLGIAGQGTAAASPMATAEGQASALEAQASALGTGSRRAASSSFGDFGERASFQTNRAFGEAGHVLGESPGARGSTAFALGGIEGAQQLGSLAPALAGKDLSDPATARAVEANAATGAIHQFAEKDTLRSIGTGYFGVGQTGEKTFAAFSQNLIQWRAFGDQRAYGMMMQTATRHFERAGYSPNDAQLKATGVIAEAQTDPTFAKLIANAYDQQQLLANDLTNAQIQVGAMQGRRDHAGKRVAQTERGNVATEQDWRTGSNHGQRQAAGQLGLGVAETARRVGFINALSGEARSTAITQLAHSTGRSEAQVLRALESYNAAVQVGTADGAGAEAAREGSSVYGRTRETAQYDFAERAGKLDAQREVGLDGTRSSARIGEQRREADNEGFAQGAYAAGASVREAARLDSFINTLSQTVGNREDMDEGGAAGIGDRARNRRLTSIVDNERLTRMQGLLAANGIRLTKRQIAMEQNGDFSMNLSPKTAAAFWKAGLINESQLGAIANGGTARLSLADNDMLVSSATGFAQSARSDTSTRFEAGKQAGPDTIEHFMGGGPEGKEMLANWLRGGFEMDRKGEWRLKPQVADTLQRDLQAVMAQTGWQRSLTRSADKRTTISNSWGVGIGGSASSHEASSGPAVREERGQKRSQSSTGRSSLQLGVDGRESNGTGIAASGTIDIVNYDVRSAIANAEQAAARRQNPEQAFSQALSDGMLGRGGLRNEYLGEAASGHSVYDPTSLFGSLEQYSVLQTGRLSTDLDHGVGDDDPKYRRRKD